A window of Haloarchaeobius litoreus contains these coding sequences:
- a CDS encoding PPC domain-containing protein translates to MSLEDKRRRSFLLAGATALTGGLAGCTGLLDETDLEDGTANGTTDSTPTAPTTTAEPIDLPVEGEATRIEYGASVSGELTASAPSDPQFEGYYQPYTFVGSAGDVVQISMTSPGGDPYLFLLDEQGNVLEENDDDATSFNSAIGGFELPSDGGYIILAGSFSDTIDFEYQLSLTQVQSDLRSIAVGETRTGTIDSSDPQSDEYNGYYEPVTLDVGSEMAVNVAMSSADDDTYLYLLDPDGNVIAENDDFNGLNSMILNLRLPEPGEYTIIATSFEPNATFSYELSVSDATPSQTVSVGETVQGELSADDAQSAALNGYYDFIGFDVSSDVTVDIEMSSPDGDTLLAVLDAEGAVVAANDDAGDSLDSRISRFAVGPDSDYTILATSFDPTATFSYELSVTESEPLPDLRSISLGETRTGGIDGNDPRESRFNGYYEPVTLDAPTGTTVDVSMSSANGDTYLYVLDPSGTVVAENDDYDGLNSRINRLTLSESGDYTIIATSFSDEDTFEYELSVTEGTDLSPEQSIAPGETLTSELGPEDPQSDRFNGYHEPIALDAPTGSTVTISMNSDGDTYLYLLDPSGQIVAQNDDYNGLNSEIPAFTLSESGDYTIIATSFSYDATFEYELSVTEIDSDLRSISVGETRTGVLDTSDPREDRFNGYYEPVTLTIDSTTTVDISMTSDGDTYLYLLDPSGTVIGENDDYSGLDSAITGVTLQSGEYTIIATSFSYSATFEYELTVRRA, encoded by the coding sequence ATGTCTCTCGAAGACAAACGACGCCGGTCGTTCCTGCTGGCCGGTGCGACAGCCTTGACCGGTGGACTCGCCGGGTGTACAGGACTACTCGACGAAACAGATCTGGAAGACGGCACCGCGAACGGGACCACGGACTCGACGCCGACGGCCCCGACGACGACCGCGGAACCCATCGACCTCCCCGTCGAGGGCGAGGCAACGCGCATCGAGTACGGCGCGAGCGTCTCGGGCGAGCTCACGGCCAGCGCCCCGTCGGACCCCCAGTTCGAGGGGTACTACCAGCCGTACACGTTCGTCGGCTCGGCCGGCGACGTCGTGCAGATATCGATGACCTCTCCGGGCGGCGACCCCTACCTCTTCCTGCTGGACGAACAGGGGAACGTACTCGAGGAGAACGACGACGACGCGACGAGCTTCAACTCGGCGATCGGCGGGTTCGAGCTCCCGTCCGACGGTGGCTACATCATCCTCGCGGGGAGCTTCAGCGACACCATCGACTTCGAGTACCAGCTCTCGCTCACGCAGGTGCAGTCCGACCTGCGCTCCATCGCCGTCGGCGAGACCCGGACCGGGACCATCGACAGCAGCGACCCCCAGAGCGACGAGTACAACGGCTACTACGAGCCGGTCACGCTCGACGTCGGGAGCGAGATGGCGGTGAACGTCGCGATGTCCTCGGCGGACGACGACACCTACCTCTACCTCCTCGATCCGGACGGCAACGTCATCGCGGAGAACGACGACTTCAACGGCCTGAACTCGATGATCCTCAATCTCCGGCTCCCCGAGCCCGGCGAGTACACCATCATCGCCACCAGCTTCGAGCCGAACGCGACCTTCTCGTACGAGCTCTCCGTCTCCGACGCGACCCCGTCGCAGACCGTCTCGGTCGGCGAGACGGTCCAGGGCGAGCTCTCCGCAGACGACGCCCAGAGCGCGGCGCTTAACGGCTACTACGACTTCATCGGCTTCGACGTCAGCAGCGACGTCACGGTCGACATCGAGATGTCCTCCCCGGACGGCGACACCCTGCTGGCCGTCCTCGACGCGGAGGGCGCTGTCGTCGCGGCCAACGACGACGCCGGCGACAGCCTCGACTCGCGTATCTCGCGGTTCGCGGTCGGCCCGGACAGCGACTACACCATCCTCGCCACCAGCTTCGACCCGACCGCGACGTTCTCCTACGAGCTCTCGGTCACCGAGAGCGAGCCGCTCCCGGACCTGCGCTCCATCTCGCTCGGCGAGACCCGCACCGGTGGCATCGACGGGAACGACCCCCGTGAATCCCGTTTCAACGGCTACTACGAGCCGGTCACGCTCGACGCACCCACCGGCACGACGGTGGACGTCTCGATGAGCTCCGCGAACGGCGACACCTACCTCTACGTCCTCGATCCGAGCGGAACCGTCGTCGCAGAGAACGACGACTACGACGGCCTCAACTCTCGCATCAACCGGCTCACCCTCTCCGAGAGCGGTGACTACACCATCATCGCCACCAGCTTCTCCGACGAGGACACCTTCGAGTACGAGCTTTCCGTCACCGAGGGGACGGACCTGTCGCCCGAGCAGTCGATCGCCCCCGGCGAGACGCTGACCAGCGAACTGGGACCGGAGGACCCCCAGAGCGACCGGTTCAACGGCTACCACGAGCCCATCGCGCTCGACGCGCCGACCGGCAGCACGGTGACCATCTCGATGAACTCCGACGGCGACACCTACCTCTACCTGCTCGACCCGAGCGGACAGATCGTCGCCCAGAACGACGACTACAACGGCCTCAATTCGGAGATTCCGGCGTTCACCCTCTCCGAGAGCGGCGACTACACCATCATCGCCACCAGCTTCTCGTACGACGCGACGTTCGAGTACGAGCTCTCCGTCACCGAGATTGACAGCGACCTCCGGTCCATCTCCGTCGGCGAGACCCGCACCGGTGTCCTCGATACGAGCGACCCTCGTGAGGACCGGTTCAACGGCTACTACGAGCCCGTCACGCTGACCATCGACAGCACGACGACTGTCGACATCTCGATGACGTCCGACGGCGACACCTACCTCTACCTGCTCGACCCGAGCGGGACCGTCATCGGCGAGAACGACGACTACAGCGGCCTCGACTCCGCCATCACCGGCGTCACGCTGCAGTCCGGCGAGTACACCATCATCGCCACCAGCTTCTCGTACAGCGCGACGTTCGAGTACGAGCTCACGGTCCGACGGGCCTAG
- a CDS encoding PPC domain-containing protein, translating into MGTIDSLTGGGSVSLSVDGNPEQIDYGASVSGRLTTDSPSDRDYEGYYDPYAFRGSEGDIVHITLRSGGGDPYLFLIDQDGNTLESDDDVSFGNYNSAISGFELPADGGYGILAGSYASGVGFGYELGLSKVQANIDSIAVGETKTSTLDIDDPRSNQFNGYHERVTLDAASGTTVDIEMTSTVGDTYLYLLDPNDIVVAQNDDYDGLNSRIPNATLSASGDYTIIATSFSPDATFVYDLTVRAV; encoded by the coding sequence ATGGGAACCATCGACAGCCTGACCGGGGGCGGCAGTGTCAGCCTCTCCGTCGACGGCAACCCCGAGCAGATCGACTACGGGGCGTCCGTCAGCGGCCGCCTGACGACCGACTCGCCCTCCGACCGCGACTACGAGGGCTACTACGACCCGTACGCGTTCCGCGGGTCCGAGGGCGACATCGTACACATCACCCTGCGGTCGGGTGGCGGCGACCCGTACCTCTTCCTCATCGACCAGGACGGGAACACGCTCGAATCGGACGACGACGTGTCCTTCGGGAACTACAACTCGGCCATCAGCGGGTTCGAGCTCCCGGCCGACGGTGGCTACGGCATCCTCGCCGGGAGCTACGCGTCCGGCGTCGGCTTCGGCTACGAGCTCGGCCTGTCGAAGGTGCAGGCGAACATCGATTCCATCGCCGTCGGCGAGACCAAGACCAGCACGCTCGACATAGACGACCCGAGGAGCAACCAGTTCAACGGCTACCACGAGCGCGTGACGCTCGACGCCGCGAGCGGGACGACGGTCGACATCGAGATGACCTCCACCGTCGGCGACACGTACCTCTACCTGCTCGACCCGAACGACATCGTCGTCGCCCAGAACGACGACTACGACGGCCTCAACTCGCGTATCCCGAACGCCACCCTCTCCGCGAGTGGCGACTACACCATCATCGCCACCAGCTTCTCGCCGGACGCGACGTTCGTCTACGACCTCACCGTCCGGGCGGTGTAG
- the hisH gene encoding imidazole glycerol phosphate synthase subunit HisH → MSTQSRKRERETLADVVVVDYGLGNLRSVSRGLERAGASVSIDSDPEAFAAADGVVLPGVGAFGEGMENAESVRDALVDVAESDTPLFGICLGMQMLLTESEEAEREGQGDVKGLDLIPGRNVRFEAGQTVPHMGWNDLSVQREHPLVEGVDGRYAYFVHSYYAVPDDEDAVVATTDYGRSFPAIVANDDGTVFGTQFHPEKSGETGLTILRNFVDLCAE, encoded by the coding sequence ATGAGCACGCAGTCGCGGAAGCGCGAGCGGGAGACCCTCGCGGATGTCGTCGTGGTGGACTACGGGCTGGGGAACCTCCGGAGCGTCTCCCGTGGACTCGAACGGGCCGGCGCGTCGGTCAGCATCGACAGCGACCCCGAGGCCTTCGCGGCGGCCGACGGCGTCGTCCTCCCGGGCGTCGGCGCGTTCGGCGAGGGGATGGAGAACGCCGAGTCGGTGCGGGACGCACTCGTCGATGTCGCCGAGTCGGACACGCCGCTGTTCGGTATCTGTCTCGGGATGCAGATGTTGCTGACCGAGAGCGAGGAGGCCGAACGCGAGGGACAGGGCGACGTGAAGGGCCTGGACCTGATCCCGGGCCGGAACGTCCGCTTCGAGGCGGGCCAGACGGTCCCCCACATGGGCTGGAACGACCTCTCGGTGCAGCGCGAGCACCCGCTCGTCGAGGGCGTCGACGGCCGCTACGCCTACTTTGTCCACTCCTACTACGCCGTCCCCGACGACGAGGACGCGGTCGTCGCGACGACCGACTACGGCCGCTCGTTCCCGGCCATCGTCGCCAACGACGACGGCACCGTCTTCGGCACCCAGTTCCACCCCGAGAAGTCCGGCGAGACCGGACTCACCATCCTGCGCAACTTCGTCGACCTCTGCGCGGAGTGA